The following coding sequences are from one Anopheles bellator chromosome X, idAnoBellAS_SP24_06.2, whole genome shotgun sequence window:
- the LOC131213141 gene encoding kelch-like protein diablo, translating into MACDSEGKSVFRPTSYPRMDFDPSVPASMRRKCMVNNQFLSDVTFDVGPSHQKIFAHKILLVTASEYFYGMFSGNFAETRQTEVRLESVDAQLFLTILRYIYCGTDAIVLNVANLRDIYSYSHRFMLNELNNEVCTFLERRVENEGPLQVLIDNRFFDFPSIDDNCLQIICKNPLYFFNIETFLEIDKVSLDLIMCAQQINCTDDQLLAAFDIWNGRNHFSEEEAKEMKEKILNCKRSYNCTKLHLFGGMIFTMESEDEALRFYIQSDSDIELYGIGVHIKSISKVVEIHMTIEDDMGAEITSDMFEYENKLTNTVGVADLFFEKTVLYTHCAYKISLRTMPCCEMLMLLDPYVCHDSIRLNFTHSNGSNRYMQGLAYIFCEECPPTVPGL; encoded by the coding sequence ATGGCTTGCGACTCTGAAGGAAAATCTGTCTTTCGGCCGACTAGCTACCCGAGAATGGATTTCGACCCGAGTGTTCCAGCATCGATGCGGCGTAAATGTATGGTGAACAACCAGTTCCTATCCGATGTGACGTTCGACGTCGGTCCGTCGCATCAAAAAATATTTGCCCATAAGATTCTACTAGTTACCGCGTCTGAGTATTTCTACGGCATGTTCTCTGGCAACTTCGCAGAGACTCGCCAAACGGAGGTCCGGCTAGAATCCGTCGATGCGCAGTTGTTCCTCACAATTCTGCGCTACATATACTGTGGAACCGATGCTATCGTGCTCAATGTTGCTAACCTGCGCGACATCTATTCTTATTCTCATCGCTTCATGCTGAACGAATTGAACAACGAGGTATGCACGTTTTTGGAAAGGCGAGTCGAAAACGAGGGTCCGCTCCAAGTTCTCATAGACAACCGATTCTTTGACTTCCCATCCATTGACGACaactgtttgcaaataatATGCAAAAATCCGCTATACTTTTTCAACATCGAAACATTTCTTGAGATCGATAAGGTTTCGCTTGATTTAATCATGTGCGCTCAGCAAATCAACTGTACCGATGACCAGCTGCTGGCGGCATTTGACATATGGAACGGCCGTAATCACTTCTCAGAGGAGGAAGCTAAGGAAATGAAGGAAAAGATCTTGAATTGCAAGCGTTCGTACAATTGTACCAAGCTGCATCTTTTCGGCGGTATGATCTTTACCATGGAATCAGAAGATGAAGCGCTCAGGTTCTACATTCAGTCGGACAGCGACATTGAATTGTACGGCATCGGCGTGCATATTAAGTCCATCTCAAAGGTCGTGGAGATACATATGACCATCGAAGATGACATGGGGGCCGAAATCACCTCCGATATGTTCGAGTATGAGAACAAACTCACTAATACGGTCGGCGTGGCCGATCTGTTCTTCGAGAAGACCGTACTGTACACGCATTGCGCTTACAAGATTTCGCTTCGGACGATGCCATGTTGCGAGATGTTAATGCTTTTAGATCCTTACGTATGCCACGACTCAATAAGGTTGAACTTCACACACTCGAATGGCTCGAACCGTTACATGCAGGGTTTGGCTTATATCTTCTGCGAAGAGTGTCCGCCAACCGTCCCTGGTTTATAG
- the LOC131213140 gene encoding xaa-Pro aminopeptidase ApepP-like, translated as MKRAKRYLVAVSALLVLVVGGGVALGRALNTDDDLMEDTTPKTMDVILSEIRSLMQDYSIEAYIVPSVDAHNSEYISLHDRRYQYVTNFTGSAGTAIITLTGAALWTDSRYHLQAENEIDPSYWTLMREGLAGVPTRDEWLLEHLSPGAQVGTDPFLIASTEYERLSTVLVQSGYRLIALERNLVDIVWNNRPPQTVEELRPLGYEYTGQRAADKIATVRDTLHALGANAIVISALDEVAWLLNLRGTDILYNPVFFAYAIIAHERVHLFTNVERINETIREHLRTEGLVPPVDVRDYHDILAGIDEYVRDGHRLLLSSACSQALYAAIPAEQRLQQYSVVAKLKAVKNAVEAAGMQRAHVRDGAAVVRYLAWLETTVGAGDGENVTELSGAAQLHAFRMQQNLFVDLSFTAISAFGPNSAIVHYSPSTDTDLPITQDGIYLIDSGAQYLDGTTDVTRTVALGQPTAFQRECFTRVLKGFLSLGSAVFPTHASGTVFDTLARKALWDVGLDYGHGTGHGIGAFLGVHEYPPSFVSNTASPSNQGVVENMFSSNEPGYYEAGQFGIRIEDIVQVVRANVPHDFNGRGALTFYSNTVVPIQRKLIDVRLLSEGEVMNLNQYHRRVREQVGPLLLEQNDSEAYRWLIEATEDITPMALNLAVHQNDTM; from the exons ATGAAGCGCGCCAAAAGGTACCTGGTGGCAGTATCAGCCCTGCTCGTCCTGGTAGTTGGAGGAGGGGTAGCCCTCGGCAG GGCGCTGAACACAGACGACGACCTGATGGAGGACACGACGCCGAAAACGATGGATGTCATACTGTCCGAGATCCGGAGTCTGATGCAGGACTACTCGATCGAGGCATACATCGTCCCGTCGGTGGATGCTCACAAC AGCGAGTACATATCGTTGCATGACAGGCGCTATCAGTACGTGACGAACTTTACCGGCTCCGCCGGAACGGCCATCATTACGTTGACGGGAGCCGCTCTATGGACGGACTCCCGCTACCATCTACAGGCGGAGAACGAGATCGATCCGTCCTACTGGACGCTGATGCGCGAAGGTCTCGCCGGGGTGCCGACGCGTGACGAATGGTTGCTAGAGCACCTATCGCCAGGTGCCCAGGTGGGAACCGATCCCTTTCTGATCGCGTCAACCGAGTACGAGCGGCTCAGCACGGTGCTCGTCCAGTCCGGCTACCGGTTGATCGCGCTCGAGCGCAACCTGGTCGACATCGTCTGGAACAATCGGCCGCCGCAGACGGTGGAGGAACTGCGCCCGCTGGGCTACGAATACACCGGACAGCGGGCTGCCGACAAGATCGCCACCGTCCGTGATACCCTGCACGCACTGGGTGCCAACGCCATTGTCATTAGTGCCCTCGACGAGGTCGCTT GGCTGCTGAATCTGCGTGGCACCGACATCCTCTACAATCCGGTGTTCTTCGCATACGCGATCATCGCGCATGAACGGGTCCATCTGTTCACCAACGTAGAGCGCATCAACGAGACTATCCGAGAGCACTTACGCACCGAAGGCCTCGTGCCACCGGTGGATGTACGCGACTACCACGACATCCTGGCCGGCATCGATGAGTACGTGCGGGACGggcaccggctgctgctgtcctccGCCTGCAGCCAAGCGCTGTATGCCGCCATTCCGGCAGAACAGCGACTCCAGCAGTACAGCGTGGTGGCAAAGCTGAAGGCGGTAAAGAACGCGGTCGAAGCGGCGGGTATGCAAAGGGCGCACGTGCGAGACGGAGCCGCCGTTGTGCGGTACCTTGCTTGGCTTGAGACAACGGTCGGCGCCGGGGACGGGGAGAATGTAACCGAGCTGTCCGGGGCGGCCCAACTGCACGCGTTCCGCATGCAGCAGAATCTATTCGTCGACCTAAGCTTCACGGCGATCAGCGCATTCGGGCCGAATAGTGCGATCGTACACTACAGCCCtagcaccgacaccgatcTGCCGATCACGCAAGACGGCATCTATTTGATCGACTCCGGCGCCCAGTATCTGGACGGTACGACCGATGTAACGCGCACGGTTGCGCTCGGCCAGCCGACCGCCTTCCAGCGAGAATGCTTTACGCGGGTTCTGAAAGGCTTTTTGTCACTCGGGTCGGCCGTCTTTCCGACGCATGCCTCAGGCACCGTCTTTGACACGCTCGCCCGGAAGGCACTCTGGGATGTGGGACTTGACTACGGCCACGGTACGGGGCACGGAATCGGGGCCTTCCTCGGCGTGCACGAGTATCCACCATCGTTCGTGTCGAACACCGCATCACCAAGCAATCAGGGCGTGGTCGAGAACATGTTCTCCTCCAACGAGCCTGGCTACTACGAGGCGGGCCAATTCGGAATACGCATCGAGGACATCGTGCAGGTGGTGCGTGCGAACGTGCCTCACGACTTCAATGGCCGCGGTGCACTCACGTTCTACAGCAACACGGTGGTTCCGATTCAGCGAAAGTTGATCGACGTACGGCTGCTATCAGAGGGGGAAGTCATGAACCTTAATCAGTACCACCGGCGGGTTCGGGAGCAAGTAGGGCCGCTACTTTTGGAGCAGAACGATTCCGAAGCGTATCGGTGGCTGATCGAAGCAACGGAAGATATCACTCCGATGGCTCTCAATCTAGCGGTGCACCAGAACGACACGATGTAA
- the LOC131213731 gene encoding serine/threonine-protein kinase 32A, whose protein sequence is MGVNSSSRHDASLLSEEDVNFDHFQILRNIGKGSFGKVCIVQKKDSGNLFAMKYVSRSMCIGRGALGGVLKEVELLASLEHPFLVNLWFSFQDEEDLFMVCDLLAGGDLRYHLQHQVEFSETSVALLVCELGSALDYLQKKRVLHRDIKPDNILLDEEGHAHLTDFNIATRLPPDGLACSMSGTKPYMAPEVFMCALEEVAGYSYPVDWWSLGVVAYEMRCGARPFIVHSSTPLSEVKNVLSTPPHYPPCWSDHFVDLLTKMLNVHPGARISTLKELRLTKLLRGTDIDRVLGKRTNPPFKPSKDHLNCDPTLELEEMIVETKPLHKKKKRLAKQRSVHRELQQGGDGQLCHSQLDTQLLKEFLVYNRYKELRRKAMEAKESEWQRELDQAMANSHVSPTPPTMTTPAVSLAPISEQPATSADCTCGLPRTAPMTVPVAPGQHASDSIDYIDRTPSPRSSV, encoded by the exons ATGGGTGTCAATTCGTCGTCCCGGCACGATGCGAGCCTGCTGTCGGAAGAGGACG TGAACTTCGACCATTTTCAAATACTGCGCAACATTGGCAAGGGCAGCTTCGGCAAG GTCTGCATCGTGCAAAAGAAGGACAGCGGTAACCTGTTCGCAATGAAGTACGTCAGCCGCAGCATGTGCATCGGGAGGGGTGCACTGGGCGGTGTGCTTAAGGAGGTGGAGCTGCTCGCTTCGCTCGAGCatccgtttctggtcaatctCTGGTTTTCCTTCCAAG ACGAGGAGGATCTGTTTATGGTGTGCGATCTGCTGGCCGGCGGTGATCTGCGTTACCATCTGCAGCATCAG GTGGAGTTTTCCGAGACGAGTGTCGCGTTGCTGGTGTGCGAGCTTGGGTCGGCCCTGGACTATTTGCAGAAGAAACGGGTCCTGCACAG GGACATCAAACCGGACAACATTCTGCTGGACGAGGAAG GACACGCTCACCTTACGGACTTTAACATCGCCACTCGCCTGCCACCGGACGGACTTGCCTGCAGCATGTCCGGTACCAAGCCGTACATGGCCCCGGAAGTTTTCATGTGTGCCTTAGAAGAAGTCG CCGGGTATAGCTATCCCGTCGACTGGTGGAGCCTCGGTGTGGTGGCGTACGAGATGCGTTGCGGTGCGCGGCCATTCATAGTGCACTCGTCGACACCGCTGAGCGAGGTGAAGAACGTTCtcagcacaccaccacactACCCACCGTGCTGGAGTGACCACTTCGTCGATCTACTGACCAAG ATGCTGAACGTGCACCCGGGCGCCAGGATCAGCACGCTGAAGGAGCTGCGGCTGACGAAGCTGCTGCGGGGCACGGATATCGACCGGGTGCTCGGCAAGCGCACCAACCCACCGTTCAAGCCTTCGAAGGACCACCTCAACTGCGATCCGACGCTGGAGCTGGAGGAGATGATCGTGGAGACGAAGCCCCTgcacaagaagaagaagcgccTGGCAAAGCAGCGCTCGGTGCACCGGGAGCTCCAGCAgggcggcgacggccagcTCTGCCACAGCCAGCTGGACACCCAGCTGCTGAAGGAGTTCCTGGTCTACAACCGTTACAAGGAGCTACGGCGCAAGGCGATGGAGGCGAAGGAGTCCGAGTGGCAGCGGGAGCTCGACCAGGCGATGGCCAACTCGCACGtctcgccgacgccgccgacaATGACGACGCCGGCCGTGTCACTGGCGCCGATCAGTGAACAGCCGGCCACCTCGGCCGACTGCACCTGTGGGCTGCCCCGTACTGCCCCGATGACCGTTCCCGTGGCCCCCGGCCAACACGCTTCCGACAGCATCGATTACATTGACCGGACACCTTCCCCGAGGAGTAGCGTCTAG